In Euphorbia lathyris chromosome 9, ddEupLath1.1, whole genome shotgun sequence, the following are encoded in one genomic region:
- the LOC136207153 gene encoding exosome complex component RRP41 homolog — MEFVSPEGLRLDGRRPMEMRQLRAQIGVVGKADGSAAFEMGNTKVIAAVYGPREVQNRSQQLNDQALVRCEYSMANFSTGDRMRKPKGDRRSTEISLVIRQTMEACILTNLMPRSQIDIYVQVLQADGGTRSACINAATLALADAGIPMRDLVTSCSSGYLNSTPLLDLNYVEDSAGGPDVTVGILPKLDKVTLLQMDAKLPIDIFENVMQLAVEGCKAIANYIREVLLENTKQLEYRRGL, encoded by the exons ATGGAATTTGTGAGCCCCGAAGGACTCCGTCTAGATGGTCGACGCCCAATGGAA ATGAGGCAACTTCGAGCACAGATTGGTGTTGTTGGCAAAGCAGATGG ATCTGCAGCTTTTGAAATGGGTAACACTAAAGTAATTGCTGCAGTCTATGGGCCAAGAGag GTCCAAAATAGGAGCCAACAGCTCAACGACCAGGCATTG GTGCGTTGTGAGTACAGCATGGCTAATTTTAGTACTGGAGATCGCATGAGAAAACCAAAGGGTGACAG ACGATCAACAGAAATATCTTTGGTTATCCGTCAGACAATGGAAGCTTGCATATTGACAAACTTGATGCCTCGTTCTCAG ATAGATATCTATGTGCAAGTTCTCCAAGCAGATGGAG GAACTAGATCTGCATGTATCAACGCTGCAACTTTGGCTCTAGCAGATGCTGGAATACCCATGCGTGATCTTGTTACTTCCTGTAGTTCTGGATACCTTAATAGCACTCCTTTGCTTG ATCTAAACTATGTTGAAGACAGTGCAGGAGGCCCAGATGTTACTGTTGGCATTTTACCTAAGTTGGACAAAGTGACTCTTCTTCAG ATGGATGCTAAGTTACCAATCGATATCTTTGAAAATGTTATGCAACTTGCTGTTGAAGGCTGCAAAGCAATAGCAAACTACATCAGAGAA GTGTTGCTGGAGAATACCAAACAGCTGGAATACAGAAGAGGCTTATAG